CAAGGAGCAGACACTTGCCATGACCCGGTTGCTGTCAGAGCGCAAAGAACATTTCCCGTTGTGGCTGAGCGCAGAGACACTTGGGGAGATAGGAGCCGCAGCCGGTCTTTGCCAGCTCGTCTTGGCGGCACGTGCCTTTCAGAGAGGATATGCGCCAGGGCCAAAGGCCATCTGTTGCACCAGCAGCCTTCTGGGTGACAGAGCTGTGGCAATCATGGAGCGTGCCGAGTAGAGGAGAGTGACACGTGAGCTCAGATGTCTACGCAAATGGCAGTGCGATTGCCTGCAAGAAGGGGGACGGCAAGGTTGTGGCTGCGTTCCCAGATGTCTGCATGAGCCCGCCTGGTCCTCCCGCCGGCCCTATTCCCGTGCCCTATCCTAATAGCTCTTTCTCCAAGGACATGAAGAATGGCAGCAAGAGCGTGAAGATTCATGATGGAGAGGTTATGCTTCGGGACCAGTCTTTCTATCAGACTTCTCCTCTGGGCAACGAGGCGGCCACACGAAGCTTTGGTGCCAATGTGGTGACCCATGTCATTACAGGGAAGACATACTTCGGCGCATGGTCCATGGATGTGCGCTTCGAAGGAAAGAATGTCCCCCGTCATCTTGACCTGACCACCTCCAATCATGGGAGCTACCCAGGCGGTCCGCCTTCCACCGAACTCGAAATGCAGATGCATGCCAAGGTAGAGCATGCAGATGAGGCCCAGAGGAAATGTCCCTGCTGTGATGGCCCTCTTCATGTCCAACTGCAGCCCCCAGGCAAGCCCGCGAAGGCGGTGATGAACTATGAGCAGTGGTATCTGCAAAGGGCGGCAGACAAGCAGGCGAATTGGGAGAAGCATGCGGATGCCAAGGGGCTCGACAAGGCTGGGCAGGACTATGTTGGCTCAATCAAGAAGCTTCTGAAAGATGCTCAGAAAAGAGACGGATGCTCCTGCAAGACGCCAACGAAGCTGCTGCCGGAACCACCTTGCAATGTGTTTTTCCATCCGACCACAAGCAAGGAGGCGGCAGCCATCAGGTCAAAATATGACACCCATGCGCCCAAACTCCGAAAGAGTAGGGGAATTCCCGTCACCGACAGCCTTGTAGACGCAGTTGCGCTGCAGGCAAAGCTCGGAAGAGTACCAACTCAAGAGGACATCGAAGCTGAGGTGAAACTCAACCACATTACGCCCAAAACCGCTGGGGGTTGCCCGACAGGCGACGGTAACCTGCAGCCCTACGGAGCCCTCTGCGGCGTCTGCAAGAGCATTGACGATAGATTCAACAAGTTTCAGTGAAGACACCCTGTCAGCAGTGCGGTGGGTGGCGAAAGTGAGGAGATCATGGGTTCTCCCTTCGAGTTCGAAGGAATAGATTGGGAGGGACGGGGATATTTTGGCTGCCCACAACCACCCTCCGCGGACAGGTTCCCGGCCCGAAATGCTGGAGACCCCTGGCTTACTTGGGCCAACATGCTCGAAGCAGCCAAGCGGGGGGAGTTTTCGCGTCTATCAAGTCTGATGGATTTGTATTGGCAGACGAAAGACCACGTCTTCAGGCAATTGTGCTCGATACTGCTTGGAGATGCTGGCCTGGATGACTGCTTGTCTAAAATAGAGGGTTACTTGAAAAGCCCAGGTCAGCCCATCTATTCGGACAATGCACTGAATTTCTGCAGGATCATAGCAGCGCGTGGGCGGCTCTCGGATGTTCCGCTCTTGCTGAACGCCTTCTTGCAGCGCGCCAGTGTCAGAGACATGGATATGGTCTGTCTCTATATTTCCCGGCTCCTGGAGCCCGAGATCGGCCGTCTCGCCGAGCCTTCTGAGTTCCCTTCCCTGGAAGAGTACGCGGCTAGCGTGATGCGGCGCTACAGTGAGTTGGCTGAGCGTTTCAAGACGCTGGATGTCTTCGTGTATGGCGGGGAGCGGTTTGGTGTTGTTCGCTTGGCGGAGAAGATCCTGGTGGAACTGCGTGAGCCGTGGTTCTCAATGGACCTTCGAGCCAAATTCGAGGCCTCGACGGGTATAGATTGTTCTCGGTTCTATCAATCGGGCGTCCTTCAACCACTCACTGCTGCGGCCATCGTCGAGCAATTCCTTGAGAGCCCTGACTCGGCTCATTATGAGGATGGGGTGCGTTATTTCTTCAAGCATCGCCTTCCAGGATGAACCGACGCGGCCCAGCCGGGCCCGCAGGACTCAAGCACCCAGTGACTACTCGTCGTCGACTGGGTGTCCACGGAACTGGGACAGTCTCACGCGGCAGGAACGGGCGGAGCCTGCTCTGCCGCCGGCGCGGCTCGACAGGGTTGATTGCCGCGTCCAGCCGTAGGGATAAGGATTGGAACGGCGTCGAAGCGTGGAGTCGTTACTTGCCGGCCGCAGGTGCTTCCGCCGCCGCTGGTTTGTCAGCCGGCTTGCTCGGCCGGAGGATGCAGGCGACGGCGCCGTTGGTCAAAGCGGCCTGGTAACGCAGGCCGCAGTGGAGGGCCGCGAACATCGCCGGGAACTGCTCGTTCCCCCATTTGCTGGGCAAGAAGACGATTTTCTGGCCCGGTTCGCAGTTGTCCGCCTGGCGCCAGTTCGCGGTTTGGCAGATGACGTCCTGGTTGATGTCGGCCGCGGCCATGCCCGGTGCCGCGGGCGTCTGCGCATTGGCGGTGGCCTGCTGGCAGCGCGCCAGCGCAGTGGTGGCGACTCCTCAGAAGGGCGTTCATGCGGATGCTGGAGCTCCTGTTTCCCCCTTGAGGAAACCGACTCAACAGAATCCAGCTCTATCGGCTCCCATGCAGGGTCGCCTGTGGGCTGAGGGCCCCTGGGCCTGTACCCCCGGGCATCGAAGTCCTAAGCTCGGGGCCTTCCCTGCGAAGGAGCGCTCCATGACGGCCAGTCCCCTGTTCGCGGAGGGCGAGACGCTGTGGTCTCCCCACGTGCGCGCCAACCCCTTCCCCCTCTACCAGCGCATGAGGGAGGAGTTCCCCGCCGCCCGGATCACGGACCCGGGAACGGGGATGCACTTCTGGCTGCTGACGCGCTACGCGGATGTGGTCTCGATCGTCAGGGATCCGCGCTTCACGCAGGATCCCTCCCGTCTTCCCGACGAGGTCCGGCAGCGGTACTTCAGCCATAAGAACAGGGCGCTCACCCAGCACCTGGTGACCGCGGATCCGCCGGACCACACGCGGAGGCGCTCGCTGGTGTCCAAGGCCTTCACCCCGCGCCGCATCGAAGAGCTGCGCCCGCGCATCAAGGAGCTCTGCTCGGAGCTGCTGGAGAAGCTGATGGCCCAGGGCTCCGGGGCGGACTTCCTCAAGGTGCTCGCCTTTCCGCTGCCCATCATGGTCATCGCCGAGATGTTGGGGATTCCCCCGGAGGACGGCGACCAGTTCCGCGAGTGGACGCAGACGTTCTTCACCCCTCCGTCGAAGGATGCCCAGGAGAAGACTCGCAATGTCCACCAGCTCTTCATCAACTACCTGGAGGGCATCTTCGAGCAGCGCCGTCAGCAGCCCCGGGACGATCTGATCAGCGCGTTGCTCGCCGTGCAGGAGCAGGGGGATCGGCTGAGCGCCGAGGAGCTGACGAGCATGGTCTTCGTTCTGCTCGTCGGCGGTTACGAGACGACCGGGAACCTGTTGGGCAATGGCCTGCTGGCGCTGTTGCAGCATCCGGAGCAGCTCCAACGGCTGCGGGAGGATCGCTCCCTCATCCCCTCGGCGGTGGAGGAGATGCTGCGCTACTGCGGCCCGTTCGAGCTGAGCATCCTGCGCTTCGCGAAGGAGGACATGGAACTGCACGGCCAGCGCATCCAGGCCCATGAGGCCGTCCGCGTGAACTACCTGGCCGCGGACCGGGATGCCGGGCAGTTCTCCGAGCCGGACCGGTTCGACGTGGGACGCACGCCCAACAAGCACGTGGCCTTCGGCCATGGCATCCACTTCTGTCTGGGAGCGCCCCTGGCCCGGCTGGAGGCCGCCATCGCCTTCGAGGTGCTGCTGGAGCGGCTCCCGGAGCTGCGTCTGGCCACGGCGCCCGAGAAGCTCGTGTGGCGCCCGAGTGCCCAGTCTCGTGGGTTGGCGAGCCTGCCCCTGGCGTTTTGACCCCACGCTTGCGCAATGACCGCGGGGCGCACCTCCAGGTGGTCCTGACCTGCGAGGCCTGTGGCCGCCACGCCCCGGGGACGGATCTGACGATCGACCGTGAGCAGGACCCTCCATCCACCACCGCCCCCGCGGCGAGAATCCGGAGTTCAACACCATGAAGGTCATTCTCTTTGGCGCCACCGGCAACTATGTGCGGCTGACACATCAATGAGGGCCGTGGACCTCTCCTGGTGCCGCCGAATCCTTTGACACCAACACGGCGGCACACACGCCTCGTCACGTGGCTGGGTGAGTGGGCCCGCCCACCTGTTGCATGCCGACCACGAGCGACAACCGGAAGCGGTGTCAGACGGTTCTTGGAGCCTCCTGATTGTCCACGTCCGGATCTTCGGGCACGCACCTCCAGACTTGGCGTGGAGGCATCTATCGCAAGGACTCCAGCGCGAGGCTCGCGTTCGTGTAGAGCATGGAGTAGTGCGCGTGCTCACGGCCCAGGCGATGCGATGACGTCGTCGTCGCCTGGTGGCGGAGGTGTTTTACCTGCTCCTCGGCGTGCTTTCTCAGATGGCGAAGTGCCGCGTCTCGGGTCTCCCGGGTCGCACGAGACAACAGCGATTTCGGAATCTCCACCGCCAGCAGGCGCTCCTCGCGCTTCTGCAGGAGCTTGATTCCCCTCGGGTCGCCGAAGAGGAGTCCGAGACCAAGCTCATCCAGGATCAAGTATCCCCTCTTGTTGGGAAGTTCCCCAACGGGAGGCAGAAGATCCTCCATCACCACGAGAGCCCCGTCCGGCGCCAGCAACTCTTCGATGTCACGAAAAACCGTCAGCCAGTTCTCTGGCTCGATTTCGTGGAGCACGTTGCTAAGGATGACGAGGTCGAACTCCTGACCGCGTCTGGCCTGCAGTCGTGACATGCTGTCCCAGTAATAGTCCTCCACGGTCCCCGGCTGCTCCAGCGCCGCGATTCTCACCTGGCAGGCCTCCCGGATCTCGGAATCGGTGAACCTCGGTTCGTTGTAAGCGAAGTACTCGATCCGTCCCCGGAGGGACTGGCCCTCGGGCATGGAGAGGCGCTCGCGAAGCGCGCTCCCGAAGCGGCCCTTGCCCGCGGAGAAATCCAAGAGCCGGAGTTGTTGGCCGGACGAGAGCCGCTGGTGAAGCACGTCGATGAATTGTTCCTGCTGCTTGTCGCCCGTCTTTGGGTCCGCGACTCCAGCGGGCAGCACACACTGCGCCGCGAACTCCATGAAGGCGATCTCGTCCGCATCGGACAGGAAAGTGGAGAGGCGGTCCCTGCCGTCCCGTCCGCCCAGCAGTGACTCGACCACCGAGGTGACCTTGTTCCCCGCGAACTCGATTGCGCCGTCCTTGACGAAGTGCACCGAATCCAACCCTCCCCAGGCCAACAAGGGGACGGAGTGGGTCGCTAGCCAGATCTGGCCATCCGGGCCTAGCACATCGTCCCGCAGCTTCGTGAGTGCCCGGATACAAGCATCGTGATGCAGGTGGCTCTCTGGCTCGTCGATCAATACGATGGCATTGGAGAGGTGCTCGCGCTGGCGATGAAGGCTGATCGCCCACGTGAACAAGAGCCGCTCTCCCGTTGAAAGCTCGCTTGGCTCGAACCGTCGATTCCGGAAGGTTGGAAGGACTTCCGTTTCCTCTAACGTGAAGCCAATCTCTCCGTTCAGAAAGGCACTCAGGATGTTGTTGAAAACATTGGCATCCCGACGCTGTTGAACGACATCCTTCTGATTCATCGCTTGCGGATGATCAGCTTGGAAGATTGCCTGAGCGATTTGCGTGCAATAGGCATGCATTCCAATTAACGCCGAGTCAAATCCCACCTGCTTTGTGGACTTCGCGTAATCCCTGAGTTGGGTCGGGGACATTGACCGCGCGTTGATAATTGAATGGATATTTTGGGGATACGAGAGAAGGACTAGAGAGGGCTCCGTTCCCGCGGAGAAAATAGTGCCACCAAGTTGCTCAAGCCAATACTCAGCGGTTCGAAGCGCTTCTTCATTACGCCTTATGGCTTCCTTTTTTTCTTCGTAGGGACCACTGTGTTCACCTCTCAGATAGGTCAACTGAGTTGCACTTCCCTGCGCTTTCAATTTCCAGTTCTCCCCTTTTTTCCCATGGATGTAGTGGATGAACTGGAGATACCTGGATTTACCAGAGCCATTGGGCCCGGCCAGGACGACGACCCTGCCGAGCCGCTTGAGCATTCCACCGCGAAGACCTCGTTCCTTCGCCTGCTCCTCGGGAAATAGGATTTGAGTGATCATGTGTACAACCGGCCGATGCTATACCGGCTTGGTGTCGGCGCATAGCCAACGTGCGTCCCCGCCCCGCGTCAGCCCACGCTTCCGACGAGCCGTGCTTGGGGCTCGCCGTGCAGCGCGAAGGCTCGCCGCCAGGACGACGGCCGAGACTCGCAAAGCCCACTGCGTCACACCGTGTCACCGGCAGACCGAGCAGTGCCTTCGCCATGAGCGCTAGGGTGACGCCTAGCCAGCCCAGCCCGTGGCCCGGATGAGGCCCAGGGTATTGGACTCGGCTCCGCCGACGCCCGAGCAGCGCCGCGAGCAGCGGCAACCCCTGCATCGCGTGCGTCCCGAGGAAGTGCGCGGGCCGCATGTCGCCCGCTGTGGTGCACCACCCCACTCCCGGCAGTCCCGGGCCACCGTCCCGTTCGCCGAAGGAGTGCGCACCACTCTCCACGAGCCGGTGTCCGGCCGCAATCCGGGCGCGCTGCTCGCCGTGCGGCGCGGTCATGAAGTAGCCGAGCCCCTGCTCACCACCGACACCGCCATGTACAGGCGAGGATAGGACGCATGGGGGCCCTGTTAAGGGAGGCGGGCTGGTGAATAGGGGCCAAGAAGGGCCGCTGGAGGGTGACGCGCAGGCTGTGCGCGGGGCCGTAGCAGAGGCTGTGCACAGGTACTTGGCAAAGACACCATTCCCCAGGGGCAAACCGTGTTCGCCATCTCTTCCATCAGCTTCCTCACCGGGCATCCGTCGTCCTCACCCGTCCATCCGACCCTCGTACGTTACCGGGTTTCTACCGACGGCTGCCGTCACTCAGGATGGGGAGGTGTAGTTGTCGTTGATGGGGAGGTGTAGTTGTCGCTGAGCACGCGGGCTCCTTCGTGCTCGAGTCCTGCTTCACGAAGAGCATCGGCCCCTGAGGAGGACTTCCTCATCGTCCTTGACTCCGGACGAGAGGCCAAGTGAAGGTGACGAAACCTGTAAATCAATCCAAACCTTCAAGACAGGATTCATGTTCCAGAGCCCTCGTACACATCGTGCCCTGCGTGCCGCGTGCACGCTGCTGTTCCTCACGAGCGCCTGTGCGCCGGCGGGCGAGTCGCCCGAGGAGCGCGGTGACATGCCGGCGGCCGGTTCGAGCGCGTTACTCACCTCGGGCGTCAGCTTCAAGACGGTGAGGGCCGGCCGCTTCGTGGGCGCCCAGAACAACGGAGGCGGCGCGGTCATCGCGACGGCGACCGTGGCGCAGGCGTGGGAGAAATTCACCCTCGATGACATCAACGGTGGGGCGTTGGAGAGCGGGGACACGGTCTTCATCCAGGCGGGTACCGGACAGTACTTCCAGGCGGCCAACGGGGGCGGTTCCACGCTGAACGCTGCGAGCTACAACCGCCTGGGCTGGGAGACGTTCCGCATCGTCAAGAAGAGCGGCACCGGCGCCATCGTCAATGGCGACATCGTGGGCCTGCAGACGACGACGACGGGCCACTGGGTGTCCGCGGAGAACGGAGGCGGCGGCACGGTGTATGCCTATGGCGGCGCCCTGGGGGATTGGGAGCAGCTGACCATCTCCGGCCTGCCCACGACGATGCGCCCGCGCGTGGTGGGCTATCTGCCCAACTGGTATGGCTCCTACGCGAGCTGGGTGAGCAAGGTCGACTTCAGCAAGCTCACGCACATCAACTTGGCCTTCGCGCTGGGCGACGCCAACGGGCAGCTGCAGCTGGCGCCGGCCAGCGACATCGCCACGTTCGTCAACGCCGCGCACGCCCAGGGCGTGAAGGTATTCCCCTCGCTGTGCGGTGGCGGCGGTGACAGCAGGATCACCCCCTTCTACCAGCCCGACAAGGTAGATGCCTTCGTGGACCACATCATCAACTACGTGGTCACCCACAACCTGGACGGCATCGACGTGGACGTGGAGGCGCCGGATCGCATGGGTGCCCTGTACGACACGTTCATCGCCAGGCTGATCGCCAAGGCGCGCCCGCGTGGTCTGCCCGTGACGGCCGCTGTCGCGCCGTGGATGCAGTACGGCATGTCTGACACCACGCTGCGCTCGTTCGACTTCATCACCATTATGTCCTACGACAACGCGGGCACGTGGACGGGCCCGGGCGAGCACTCGAGCTACGCGCAGGCGCAGGAGGCGCTGACCTTTTACGCGAACAAGGGCGTGGCGCGTGACCGGATGGTGCTCGGTGTGCCGTTCTACGGCTACTGCTGGGGCAACTGCGGCAACGGCCAGACCAGCGCGTACATCCTCTACAAGGACATCTTGGCGAAGTTCCCGACCGCCAGCGGCGCGGATTGGATCAACTCCAACGGTGCCCAGTACTCGTACAACGGGCTGGCCACCATGCGCGCCAAGGCCACCCTGGGCAAGCAGTACGGCGGCATCATGATCTGGGAGCTGGCCGGAGACCTGGCCACCACGAGCGACCAGTCCCTGCTGCGCGCCATCGACGGCTCGGTGCGTTAGTTCGTTCGGGCGCGCGGGCGCGTTCTCAGTTGGCCCGCCCGCGCAGCTCGCTCCACGCCTCAACGAGTCCTTTGACACCTTTCCCGGTGACACCTTTCCCGGTGCAGAGGGCACTCGGTCGCATGGGCCACCCTCGAAACCGAAGCCACGGCACTCCACTTCCTTCCGCAGGCCAGCCGGCTGAAGGACTTTTGCCATTTCCCGGCCGTGACTCGGTAGCAACAAGAATTTCTGGTAAAACAAGGTTTGCGTCATCGCAGGGCGCGATGAGCCGCTGATGCACGGCCACGGAACTCAGGCGAGCGTGCATTGCCAGGAGAAATGGATGCCGACTGTCGCGGGAATGGAGCGGGCCACGTCGTGGCAGAGCGCGCGTGTGCTGGGCGCAGTGCTGATGGCAGCGCTGTTGACGGGGTGCATGACGCAGGTCGAGCCCGACGAGGAGCCCGTCGAGACGAACTCCGAGGCGCTCGTCCACACGGGCGTTCCCCTCTACGACGGCGAGGTGGCCCTCACGAAGTGGGATGGCACTCGCCATGACTTGTTCGTCATCGCGCGTGACCAGCAGGTCTGGCATGGCTGGGCGAACAGTCCGTCGCGCGTGGAGGGTTGGGAGCGGCTGACGGGGCCCGCGGTCCGGGGGCGGCCGGCCGCGGTCGCGTGGAAGAACGGCCGCATCGACGTCGTGGCGATCGACGCAGGAGGAACGCTCTGGCACCAGTGGTACAACGGTGGTTGGGGCTCCTGGGAAGCACTCGGGAGCGGCTTCATTGGCTCGCCCACCCTCGCCTCGTGGAGTGAGAACCGGCTCGACATCTTCGCGCGACGCGCGGATGGCTACGTGTACCACCGCTTCTTCGGCACGTCCGGG
The sequence above is drawn from the Archangium gephyra genome and encodes:
- a CDS encoding DUF4150 domain-containing protein; the protein is MSSDVYANGSAIACKKGDGKVVAAFPDVCMSPPGPPAGPIPVPYPNSSFSKDMKNGSKSVKIHDGEVMLRDQSFYQTSPLGNEAATRSFGANVVTHVITGKTYFGAWSMDVRFEGKNVPRHLDLTTSNHGSYPGGPPSTELEMQMHAKVEHADEAQRKCPCCDGPLHVQLQPPGKPAKAVMNYEQWYLQRAADKQANWEKHADAKGLDKAGQDYVGSIKKLLKDAQKRDGCSCKTPTKLLPEPPCNVFFHPTTSKEAAAIRSKYDTHAPKLRKSRGIPVTDSLVDAVALQAKLGRVPTQEDIEAEVKLNHITPKTAGGCPTGDGNLQPYGALCGVCKSIDDRFNKFQ
- a CDS encoding cytochrome P450 family protein — its product is MTASPLFAEGETLWSPHVRANPFPLYQRMREEFPAARITDPGTGMHFWLLTRYADVVSIVRDPRFTQDPSRLPDEVRQRYFSHKNRALTQHLVTADPPDHTRRRSLVSKAFTPRRIEELRPRIKELCSELLEKLMAQGSGADFLKVLAFPLPIMVIAEMLGIPPEDGDQFREWTQTFFTPPSKDAQEKTRNVHQLFINYLEGIFEQRRQQPRDDLISALLAVQEQGDRLSAEELTSMVFVLLVGGYETTGNLLGNGLLALLQHPEQLQRLREDRSLIPSAVEEMLRYCGPFELSILRFAKEDMELHGQRIQAHEAVRVNYLAADRDAGQFSEPDRFDVGRTPNKHVAFGHGIHFCLGAPLARLEAAIAFEVLLERLPELRLATAPEKLVWRPSAQSRGLASLPLAF
- a CDS encoding AAA family ATPase, producing the protein MITQILFPEEQAKERGLRGGMLKRLGRVVVLAGPNGSGKSRYLQFIHYIHGKKGENWKLKAQGSATQLTYLRGEHSGPYEEKKEAIRRNEEALRTAEYWLEQLGGTIFSAGTEPSLVLLSYPQNIHSIINARSMSPTQLRDYAKSTKQVGFDSALIGMHAYCTQIAQAIFQADHPQAMNQKDVVQQRRDANVFNNILSAFLNGEIGFTLEETEVLPTFRNRRFEPSELSTGERLLFTWAISLHRQREHLSNAIVLIDEPESHLHHDACIRALTKLRDDVLGPDGQIWLATHSVPLLAWGGLDSVHFVKDGAIEFAGNKVTSVVESLLGGRDGRDRLSTFLSDADEIAFMEFAAQCVLPAGVADPKTGDKQQEQFIDVLHQRLSSGQQLRLLDFSAGKGRFGSALRERLSMPEGQSLRGRIEYFAYNEPRFTDSEIREACQVRIAALEQPGTVEDYYWDSMSRLQARRGQEFDLVILSNVLHEIEPENWLTVFRDIEELLAPDGALVVMEDLLPPVGELPNKRGYLILDELGLGLLFGDPRGIKLLQKREERLLAVEIPKSLLSRATRETRDAALRHLRKHAEEQVKHLRHQATTTSSHRLGREHAHYSMLYTNASLALESLR
- a CDS encoding glycosyl hydrolase family 18 protein, whose protein sequence is MFQSPRTHRALRAACTLLFLTSACAPAGESPEERGDMPAAGSSALLTSGVSFKTVRAGRFVGAQNNGGGAVIATATVAQAWEKFTLDDINGGALESGDTVFIQAGTGQYFQAANGGGSTLNAASYNRLGWETFRIVKKSGTGAIVNGDIVGLQTTTTGHWVSAENGGGGTVYAYGGALGDWEQLTISGLPTTMRPRVVGYLPNWYGSYASWVSKVDFSKLTHINLAFALGDANGQLQLAPASDIATFVNAAHAQGVKVFPSLCGGGGDSRITPFYQPDKVDAFVDHIINYVVTHNLDGIDVDVEAPDRMGALYDTFIARLIAKARPRGLPVTAAVAPWMQYGMSDTTLRSFDFITIMSYDNAGTWTGPGEHSSYAQAQEALTFYANKGVARDRMVLGVPFYGYCWGNCGNGQTSAYILYKDILAKFPTASGADWINSNGAQYSYNGLATMRAKATLGKQYGGIMIWELAGDLATTSDQSLLRAIDGSVR